A part of Cataglyphis hispanica isolate Lineage 1 chromosome 7, ULB_Chis1_1.0, whole genome shotgun sequence genomic DNA contains:
- the LOC126850973 gene encoding kinesin-like protein KIF21A isoform X1: MADDSSVRVAVRIRPQVAREVIDMCRICTQVPPGEPQVFLGPDKAFTYDYVFDTQSDQRTIYETCVNRLVEGALDGYNATVLAYGQTGSGKTYTMGTGFDVEVDEDIVGIIPRAIGHLFDGIADKQERAKERAQMPPEFKVTAQFLELYNEDLKDLLEPGGPRGGARIHEDTAGNIHLAGVEPRVVTSPEQALEYLRLGALSRTTGSTQMNTQSSRSHAIFTLYIKQQRCIKVEDPDADVDTSGIELTNEFETLTAKFHFVDLAGSERLKRTGATGDRAKEGISINCGLLALGNVISALGDKTKKASHIPYRDSKLTRLLQDSLGGNSQTVMIACVSPSDRDFMETLSTLKYANRARNIKNKVTINQDKSSRTIASLRREIQQLQLELMEYRQGKRVVGEDGVNDAWHENQMLNSELQSLRTRVKALSETVEALTAKNVLLLAEKAAGQWVAATSGGDDQVTSLVQGYVQEIEELRARLLEAEAMYQQLKKRQMQVSAANPYGDSSFHSDSASVLIDAKKDVEKEIETLKALKEQFSHTGSIIAKSVDEGEIDDAENAQDSVSEDDSDDDSDRKEEDEEEAAMGRELEALTSDIDVKQRLIQELELSQRRLQTMKQHYEDKLAQLQTRIRNTQEERDKVLQSLQQQPTPPTEKVKKLRDEYEKKLSNMQKEMRLLQSAKKEHARLLKNQSQNENRLRGLRNELSEMKRAKVKLLNKMREEAQRHKENELRRNREIAQLRKESRRHANVIRTLEADKRMKEVVLRRKQEEVTALRKRDRGLSQKAAGRAPVRPLNPKALKQRWQTFERTITKQALAKQAAAETEREMERLLQEREELGRDLEKLQKHRSQITSVRGDITDIDEEIDNVRSKISYLQDSIAECQRDMVEMGDGEAEGEPGVEALISTIRTVDEAQYLLQRMLAFTVEQSCVAAQKQLEVRDMESRLNQVAQESDVQHQLLEHVLRDRDLLSLTNNQNNVSTYSPVSSRSSSPDNSESYSQIILGEEKQRNSKVRRRTTQPQELLYGIHVSPENMTKAEDQNQNYNHPLTRVPSAPGSLKGLVLTRNQHGSTGGSPTLSRRDSTSPRALRRPIHPGGGSMEQVAHTDVSSPPGSPTTYRRFNSREENVFSRLTASRQPIASEPQPMKGIISQYQGKIQPRAILQCSHVAEGHSKAVLTICVTSDLLFSGSKDRTVKVWDLETGIESMTLSGHPNNVVAVKYSAIHRLLFSVSAAYVKVWDLRAGSCVKTLFSSGQTQTGPIALSTPSRMLQVPVGETTINDLALSLDEQELYTASSDKVRIWDLRKLTYTAKLNMPHTAAVMCLAVAEDGRVIAGSKDHLISLAEPNMSGSSISLAPPHYDGVQCLTTIDSTLFSGSRDMCIKRWDLSKMELVQSLNNAHKDWILGLCTINNGSVMISGCRGGILKAWSVPKDYSGECTPMGEVRAHTSAINAIATNQQHIFTASNDGTVRLWNYCKRDTRTFHRSNSLKS, from the exons ATGGCGGATGATTCGAGCGTACGCGTTGCTGTACG AATAAGGCCTCAAGTAGCTCGCGAAGTAATCGACATGTGCAGGATTTGTACTCAAGTACCTCCAGGGGAGCCGCAGGTTTTCCTCGGACCTGACAAGGCCTTCACTTACGATTACGTTTTTGATACTCAATCAGATCAAAGAACGATTTACGAGACGTGCGTGAATCGTCTCGTGGAAGGCGCATTGGATGGATACAATGCAACAGTCCTCGCCTATGGACAGACCGGCTCGGGAAAAACTTACACCATGGGTACCGGTTTCGACGTGGAAGTCGACGAAGATATAGTCGGAATTATACCTAGAGCCATTGGACATCTTTTCGATGGGATAGCGGATAAGCAAGAACGCGCGAAGGAACGCGCGCAAATGCCTCCGGAGTTCAAG GTTACAGCACAAttcttagaattatataacgaAGATTTGAAAGATCTATTAGAACCGGGAGGGCCGAGAGGCGGTGCACGTATTCACGAGGATACAGCGGGTAATATACACTTGGCCGGAGTGGAACCGCGCGTTGTAACCAGTCCTGAACAAGCATTGGAATATTTACGATTAGGCGCTTTATCGCGCACAACTGGATCCACGCAAATGAACACGCAATCTTCGAGATCACACgctatatttacattatacatcAAGCAGCAAAGATGCATCAAAGTCGAAGATCCGGACGCGGACGTCGACACGAGCGGCATTGAATTAACGAATGAATTTGAAACATTAACCgcgaaatttcattttgtcGATCTAGCCGGTTCTGAGAGGCTAAAGAGAACGGGTGCCACCGGCGATCGAGCAAAGGAAGGCATCTCTATAAATTGTGGATTG TTGGCGTTGGGTAACGTTATTTCCGCTCTCGGTGATAAAACGAAAAAAGCTTCACACATACCGTATAGAGACTCAAAATTAACCAGGTTACTTCAAGATTCTCTCGGAG GGAATAGTCAAACTGTTATGATAGCGTGTGTGTCGCCGAGCGATAGAGATTTTATGGAAACTCTAAGtactttaaaatatgcaaatcgagcaagaaatataaagaataaagttaCTATTAATCAGGATAAGAGCTCACGAACAATTGCTTCATTACGACGAGAAATTCAACAGCTTCAATTGGAATTGATGGAATATAGACAAG gcaaGAGAGTTGTTGGTGAAGATGGAGTTAACGATGCCTGGCATGAAAATCAAATGTTGAATAGCGAACTACAGAGTCTGCGGACCAGAGTGAAAGCACTCTCAGAAACAGTTGAAGCATTAACTGCCaaaaatgttcttttattAGCAGAAAAAGCAGCGGGTCAATGGGTAGCGGCAACAAGCGGAGGTGATGACCAAGTAACTAGTCTGGTACAAGGCTATGTTCAAGAAATAGAAGAGTTAAGAGCTCGTCTATTGGAAGCAGAAGCTATGTATCagcagttaaaaaaaagacagatgcag gtTAGCGCGGCAAATCCTTATGGGGATAGTTCATTCCATTCCGATTCCGCATCTGTATTAATCGATGCTAAAAAGGATGTTGAAAAGGAGATAGAAACGCTAAAAGCTTTAAAGGAACAATTCAGTCACACTGGCAGTATTATCGCCAAATCTGTAGATGAAGGAGAAATCGACGATGCGGAGAATGCACAGGACTCTGTAAGCGAGGATGATTCTGATGATGACTCGGATCGTAAAG aaGAAGACGAAGAAGAAGCGGCTATGGGTCGTGAGCTGGAGGCGCTAACATCTGACATCGATGTTAAGCAGCGTCTAATACAAGAACTTGAGCTCTCCCAGAGACGTTTGCAAACTATGAAACAGCATTATGAGGATAAATTGGCTCAATTGCAAACTCGCATTAGAAACACAcaagaagaaagagataaagtaTTGCAGTCTTTACAACAGCAACCCACACCGCCTACTgagaaagtgaaaaaattacgTGATGAATATGAAAAGAAGCTTTCTAACATGCAAAAGGAAATGCGACTTCTTCAATCAGCTAAAAAGGAACATGCGAGGTTACTGAAGAATCAGTCGCAGAATGAAAATCGGTTGAGAGGTCTGAGAAACGAACTTTCGGAAATGAAACGGGCAAAGGTGAAgcttttgaataaaatgcGGGAAGAGGCGCAACGACACAAAGAAAACGAGTTGAGGCGCAATAGAGAAATAGCGCAGTTACGTAAGGAAAGTCGCAGGCATGCGAATGTGATTAGAACGTTGGAAGCAGACAAGAGAATGAAGGAAGTTGTACTTAGGCGTAAGCAGGAGGAGGTGACGGCGCTACGAAAAAGAGATCGAGGATTGAGTCAAAAGGCCGCCGGTCGTGCACCAGTCAGACCACTTAATCCTAAAGCATTAAAGCAAAGATGGCAAACATTCGAGAGAACAATCACCAAGCAAGCATTGGCGAAACAAGCTGCTGCAGAAACGGAGAGAGAAATGGAAAGACTACttcaagagagagaagaattgGGAAGAGATTTGGAGAAGCTTCAGAAACACAGAAGTCAAATTACAAGCGTAAGAGGTGACATCACTGATATTGACGAAGAAATCGATAATGTGCGAAGTAAAATCAGTTACTTGCAG gatAGTATCGCGGAATGTCAACGGGACATGGTCGAAATGGGTGACGGTGAAGCGGAAGGTGAACCTGGTGTCGAAGCGCTCATTTCTACGATTCGAACAGTGGACGAAGCACAATACTTACTTCAACGAATGCTCGCGTTTACTGTAGAGCAAAGCTGCGTAGCTGCACAGAAGCAGCTCGAAGTGCGAGATATGGAATCACGGCTCAATCAAGTTGCGCAAGAGAGCGACGTGCAACATCAGTTACTTGAGCACGTTTTACGCGATCGAGATCTTTTATCTCTTACCAATAATCAGAATAATGTCTCAACTTATAGTCCAGTTAGCTCAAGAAGCTCTTCTCCCGACAA CAGCGAAAGTTATAGCCAAATCATACTCGGTGAAGAAAAACAGCGTAACAGCAAAGTCAGAAGAAGAACAACTCAGCCACAAGAACTTCTCTATGGTATACACGTTAGTCCTGAGAATATGACGAAAGCGGAAGATCAGAATCAGAACTATAACCACCCTCTTACTAGAGTCCCCAGTGCACCAGGTAGCCTAAA GGGGCTGGTGTTAACACGAAATCAACATGGTAGCACCGGTGGATCGCCAACTTTGAGTCGTCGTGACAGCACTTCGCCTAGAGCTTTGCGACGGCCGATTCATCCAGGTGGAGGCTCCAT GGAACAGGTAGCGCATACGGACGTGTCTTCGCCTCCTGGATCTCCGACTACGTACAGGCGATTCAATAGTCGCGAAGAAAACGTATTCTCGAGACTAACCGCGAGTAGACAACCAATCGCGTCTGAACCGCAACCGATGAAAGGAATCATCTCGCAGTATCAGGGCAAG ATACAACCACGAGCCATTTTGCAATGTTCTCACGTAGCAGAAGGACACAGCAAAGCTGTTCTGACTATATGCGTGACTTCGGATCTACTCTTCAGCGGTTCGAAAG ATCGCACTGTGAAGGTATGGGATTTAGAAACGGGAATCGAGAGTATGACTTTAAGCGGACATCCTAATAATGTGGTCGCCGTGAAATATTCTGCTATACATCGGCTTTTATTCAGCGTGTCCGCGGCATACGTTAAAGTCTGGGATTTAAGAGCCGGCAGCTGTGTAAAAACGTTATTCTCCTCGGGTCAGACTCAGACCGGTCCGATCGCATTATCGACTCCGTCCAGGATGCTGCAAGTTCCCGTAGGGGAAACAACGATTAATGATTTGGCGCTTAGTTTGGACGAACAGGAATTGTATACAGCATCCAGCGATAAAGTCAGAATATGGGATCTTCGTAAATTGACGTATACTGCTAAATTAAACATGCCGCACACAGCGGCCGTTATGTGCTTGGCTGTCGCAGAGGATGGCAGAGTGATAGCGGGTAGTAAGGATCATCTAATATCTCTAGCCGAGCCGAATATGTCCGGTTCATCCATCAGCTTAGCGCCACCGCACTATGATGGGGTTCAATGTTTAACTACGATCGATTCCACGCTATTTTCCG gCTCTAGAGATATGTGCATTAAACGATGGGATCTGAGTAAAATGGAGCTAGTTCAGTCTCTCAATAATGCCCATAAAGATTGGATCTTGGGATTGTGTACGATAAATAATGGTTCCGTAATGATCTCCGGATGCCGCGGTGGTATACTCAAGGCATGGTCCGTTCCCAAGGATTATTCGGGAGAATGCACACCTATGGGAGAAGTTCGGGCGCACACTTCTGCCATCAATGCTATCGCGACCAATCAGCAGCATATATTTACAGCGAGcaa CGATGGAACTGTGAGATTGTGGAATTACTGTAAACGAGACACAAGGACCTTCCACAGGAGCAACTCATTGAAAAGCTAA
- the LOC126850973 gene encoding kinesin-like protein KIF21A isoform X2 — MADDSSVRVAVRIRPQVAREVIDMCRICTQVPPGEPQVFLGPDKAFTYDYVFDTQSDQRTIYETCVNRLVEGALDGYNATVLAYGQTGSGKTYTMGTGFDVEVDEDIVGIIPRAIGHLFDGIADKQERAKERAQMPPEFKVTAQFLELYNEDLKDLLEPGGPRGGARIHEDTAGNIHLAGVEPRVVTSPEQALEYLRLGALSRTTGSTQMNTQSSRSHAIFTLYIKQQRCIKVEDPDADVDTSGIELTNEFETLTAKFHFVDLAGSERLKRTGATGDRAKEGISINCGLLALGNVISALGDKTKKASHIPYRDSKLTRLLQDSLGGNSQTVMIACVSPSDRDFMETLSTLKYANRARNIKNKVTINQDKSSRTIASLRREIQQLQLELMEYRQGKRVVGEDGVNDAWHENQMLNSELQSLRTRVKALSETVEALTAKNVLLLAEKAAGQWVAATSGGDDQVTSLVQGYVQEIEELRARLLEAEAMYQQLKKRQMQVSAANPYGDSSFHSDSASVLIDAKKDVEKEIETLKALKEQFSHTGSIIAKSVDEGEIDDAENAQDSVSEDDSDDDSDRKEEDEEEAAMGRELEALTSDIDVKQRLIQELELSQRRLQTMKQHYEDKLAQLQTRIRNTQEERDKVLQSLQQQPTPPTEKVKKLRDEYEKKLSNMQKEMRLLQSAKKEHARLLKNQSQNENRLRGLRNELSEMKRAKVKLLNKMREEAQRHKENELRRNREIAQLRKESRRHANVIRTLEADKRMKEVVLRRKQEEVTALRKRDRGLSQKAAGRAPVRPLNPKALKQRWQTFERTITKQALAKQAAAETEREMERLLQEREELGRDLEKLQKHRSQITSVRGDITDIDEEIDNVRSKISYLQDSIAECQRDMVEMGDGEAEGEPGVEALISTIRTVDEAQYLLQRMLAFTVEQSCVAAQKQLEVRDMESRLNQVAQESDVQHQLLEHVLRDRDLLSLTNNQNNVSTYSPVSSRSSSPDNESYSQIILGEEKQRNSKVRRRTTQPQELLYGIHVSPENMTKAEDQNQNYNHPLTRVPSAPGSLKGLVLTRNQHGSTGGSPTLSRRDSTSPRALRRPIHPGGGSMEQVAHTDVSSPPGSPTTYRRFNSREENVFSRLTASRQPIASEPQPMKGIISQYQGKIQPRAILQCSHVAEGHSKAVLTICVTSDLLFSGSKDRTVKVWDLETGIESMTLSGHPNNVVAVKYSAIHRLLFSVSAAYVKVWDLRAGSCVKTLFSSGQTQTGPIALSTPSRMLQVPVGETTINDLALSLDEQELYTASSDKVRIWDLRKLTYTAKLNMPHTAAVMCLAVAEDGRVIAGSKDHLISLAEPNMSGSSISLAPPHYDGVQCLTTIDSTLFSGSRDMCIKRWDLSKMELVQSLNNAHKDWILGLCTINNGSVMISGCRGGILKAWSVPKDYSGECTPMGEVRAHTSAINAIATNQQHIFTASNDGTVRLWNYCKRDTRTFHRSNSLKS, encoded by the exons ATGGCGGATGATTCGAGCGTACGCGTTGCTGTACG AATAAGGCCTCAAGTAGCTCGCGAAGTAATCGACATGTGCAGGATTTGTACTCAAGTACCTCCAGGGGAGCCGCAGGTTTTCCTCGGACCTGACAAGGCCTTCACTTACGATTACGTTTTTGATACTCAATCAGATCAAAGAACGATTTACGAGACGTGCGTGAATCGTCTCGTGGAAGGCGCATTGGATGGATACAATGCAACAGTCCTCGCCTATGGACAGACCGGCTCGGGAAAAACTTACACCATGGGTACCGGTTTCGACGTGGAAGTCGACGAAGATATAGTCGGAATTATACCTAGAGCCATTGGACATCTTTTCGATGGGATAGCGGATAAGCAAGAACGCGCGAAGGAACGCGCGCAAATGCCTCCGGAGTTCAAG GTTACAGCACAAttcttagaattatataacgaAGATTTGAAAGATCTATTAGAACCGGGAGGGCCGAGAGGCGGTGCACGTATTCACGAGGATACAGCGGGTAATATACACTTGGCCGGAGTGGAACCGCGCGTTGTAACCAGTCCTGAACAAGCATTGGAATATTTACGATTAGGCGCTTTATCGCGCACAACTGGATCCACGCAAATGAACACGCAATCTTCGAGATCACACgctatatttacattatacatcAAGCAGCAAAGATGCATCAAAGTCGAAGATCCGGACGCGGACGTCGACACGAGCGGCATTGAATTAACGAATGAATTTGAAACATTAACCgcgaaatttcattttgtcGATCTAGCCGGTTCTGAGAGGCTAAAGAGAACGGGTGCCACCGGCGATCGAGCAAAGGAAGGCATCTCTATAAATTGTGGATTG TTGGCGTTGGGTAACGTTATTTCCGCTCTCGGTGATAAAACGAAAAAAGCTTCACACATACCGTATAGAGACTCAAAATTAACCAGGTTACTTCAAGATTCTCTCGGAG GGAATAGTCAAACTGTTATGATAGCGTGTGTGTCGCCGAGCGATAGAGATTTTATGGAAACTCTAAGtactttaaaatatgcaaatcgagcaagaaatataaagaataaagttaCTATTAATCAGGATAAGAGCTCACGAACAATTGCTTCATTACGACGAGAAATTCAACAGCTTCAATTGGAATTGATGGAATATAGACAAG gcaaGAGAGTTGTTGGTGAAGATGGAGTTAACGATGCCTGGCATGAAAATCAAATGTTGAATAGCGAACTACAGAGTCTGCGGACCAGAGTGAAAGCACTCTCAGAAACAGTTGAAGCATTAACTGCCaaaaatgttcttttattAGCAGAAAAAGCAGCGGGTCAATGGGTAGCGGCAACAAGCGGAGGTGATGACCAAGTAACTAGTCTGGTACAAGGCTATGTTCAAGAAATAGAAGAGTTAAGAGCTCGTCTATTGGAAGCAGAAGCTATGTATCagcagttaaaaaaaagacagatgcag gtTAGCGCGGCAAATCCTTATGGGGATAGTTCATTCCATTCCGATTCCGCATCTGTATTAATCGATGCTAAAAAGGATGTTGAAAAGGAGATAGAAACGCTAAAAGCTTTAAAGGAACAATTCAGTCACACTGGCAGTATTATCGCCAAATCTGTAGATGAAGGAGAAATCGACGATGCGGAGAATGCACAGGACTCTGTAAGCGAGGATGATTCTGATGATGACTCGGATCGTAAAG aaGAAGACGAAGAAGAAGCGGCTATGGGTCGTGAGCTGGAGGCGCTAACATCTGACATCGATGTTAAGCAGCGTCTAATACAAGAACTTGAGCTCTCCCAGAGACGTTTGCAAACTATGAAACAGCATTATGAGGATAAATTGGCTCAATTGCAAACTCGCATTAGAAACACAcaagaagaaagagataaagtaTTGCAGTCTTTACAACAGCAACCCACACCGCCTACTgagaaagtgaaaaaattacgTGATGAATATGAAAAGAAGCTTTCTAACATGCAAAAGGAAATGCGACTTCTTCAATCAGCTAAAAAGGAACATGCGAGGTTACTGAAGAATCAGTCGCAGAATGAAAATCGGTTGAGAGGTCTGAGAAACGAACTTTCGGAAATGAAACGGGCAAAGGTGAAgcttttgaataaaatgcGGGAAGAGGCGCAACGACACAAAGAAAACGAGTTGAGGCGCAATAGAGAAATAGCGCAGTTACGTAAGGAAAGTCGCAGGCATGCGAATGTGATTAGAACGTTGGAAGCAGACAAGAGAATGAAGGAAGTTGTACTTAGGCGTAAGCAGGAGGAGGTGACGGCGCTACGAAAAAGAGATCGAGGATTGAGTCAAAAGGCCGCCGGTCGTGCACCAGTCAGACCACTTAATCCTAAAGCATTAAAGCAAAGATGGCAAACATTCGAGAGAACAATCACCAAGCAAGCATTGGCGAAACAAGCTGCTGCAGAAACGGAGAGAGAAATGGAAAGACTACttcaagagagagaagaattgGGAAGAGATTTGGAGAAGCTTCAGAAACACAGAAGTCAAATTACAAGCGTAAGAGGTGACATCACTGATATTGACGAAGAAATCGATAATGTGCGAAGTAAAATCAGTTACTTGCAG gatAGTATCGCGGAATGTCAACGGGACATGGTCGAAATGGGTGACGGTGAAGCGGAAGGTGAACCTGGTGTCGAAGCGCTCATTTCTACGATTCGAACAGTGGACGAAGCACAATACTTACTTCAACGAATGCTCGCGTTTACTGTAGAGCAAAGCTGCGTAGCTGCACAGAAGCAGCTCGAAGTGCGAGATATGGAATCACGGCTCAATCAAGTTGCGCAAGAGAGCGACGTGCAACATCAGTTACTTGAGCACGTTTTACGCGATCGAGATCTTTTATCTCTTACCAATAATCAGAATAATGTCTCAACTTATAGTCCAGTTAGCTCAAGAAGCTCTTCTCCCGACAA CGAAAGTTATAGCCAAATCATACTCGGTGAAGAAAAACAGCGTAACAGCAAAGTCAGAAGAAGAACAACTCAGCCACAAGAACTTCTCTATGGTATACACGTTAGTCCTGAGAATATGACGAAAGCGGAAGATCAGAATCAGAACTATAACCACCCTCTTACTAGAGTCCCCAGTGCACCAGGTAGCCTAAA GGGGCTGGTGTTAACACGAAATCAACATGGTAGCACCGGTGGATCGCCAACTTTGAGTCGTCGTGACAGCACTTCGCCTAGAGCTTTGCGACGGCCGATTCATCCAGGTGGAGGCTCCAT GGAACAGGTAGCGCATACGGACGTGTCTTCGCCTCCTGGATCTCCGACTACGTACAGGCGATTCAATAGTCGCGAAGAAAACGTATTCTCGAGACTAACCGCGAGTAGACAACCAATCGCGTCTGAACCGCAACCGATGAAAGGAATCATCTCGCAGTATCAGGGCAAG ATACAACCACGAGCCATTTTGCAATGTTCTCACGTAGCAGAAGGACACAGCAAAGCTGTTCTGACTATATGCGTGACTTCGGATCTACTCTTCAGCGGTTCGAAAG ATCGCACTGTGAAGGTATGGGATTTAGAAACGGGAATCGAGAGTATGACTTTAAGCGGACATCCTAATAATGTGGTCGCCGTGAAATATTCTGCTATACATCGGCTTTTATTCAGCGTGTCCGCGGCATACGTTAAAGTCTGGGATTTAAGAGCCGGCAGCTGTGTAAAAACGTTATTCTCCTCGGGTCAGACTCAGACCGGTCCGATCGCATTATCGACTCCGTCCAGGATGCTGCAAGTTCCCGTAGGGGAAACAACGATTAATGATTTGGCGCTTAGTTTGGACGAACAGGAATTGTATACAGCATCCAGCGATAAAGTCAGAATATGGGATCTTCGTAAATTGACGTATACTGCTAAATTAAACATGCCGCACACAGCGGCCGTTATGTGCTTGGCTGTCGCAGAGGATGGCAGAGTGATAGCGGGTAGTAAGGATCATCTAATATCTCTAGCCGAGCCGAATATGTCCGGTTCATCCATCAGCTTAGCGCCACCGCACTATGATGGGGTTCAATGTTTAACTACGATCGATTCCACGCTATTTTCCG gCTCTAGAGATATGTGCATTAAACGATGGGATCTGAGTAAAATGGAGCTAGTTCAGTCTCTCAATAATGCCCATAAAGATTGGATCTTGGGATTGTGTACGATAAATAATGGTTCCGTAATGATCTCCGGATGCCGCGGTGGTATACTCAAGGCATGGTCCGTTCCCAAGGATTATTCGGGAGAATGCACACCTATGGGAGAAGTTCGGGCGCACACTTCTGCCATCAATGCTATCGCGACCAATCAGCAGCATATATTTACAGCGAGcaa CGATGGAACTGTGAGATTGTGGAATTACTGTAAACGAGACACAAGGACCTTCCACAGGAGCAACTCATTGAAAAGCTAA